In the genome of Vicia villosa cultivar HV-30 ecotype Madison, WI unplaced genomic scaffold, Vvil1.0 ctg.001398F_1_1, whole genome shotgun sequence, one region contains:
- the LOC131634965 gene encoding F-box/kelch-repeat protein At3g06240-like: MATQPPKLLYHHRKSNPSTPPILPNELITDILSRFTVKYLMQMKCVSKSWNTLISDPIFIKIHLNRSELNPQFSLISSHNDDHSFVPFPVGLLWKNSSINIPQDPSYQLSNKNCTEIVGSCNGLVCLAGYSLNEITRYKKIWLRFWNPATRAISDKLGSFFYYDRYRFEYCKFTFGYDNSTQTYKVTALGSVVDRTLSETDVKVFSLGDNVWRTIHGVPAIPLQLYFGHEYDGVHLSNTINWLSIQDVFGRDDIVEQFVIISLDLSTETFTQLMPPENYDNHGGISPNICVMMDSLCFSYDKETEIFIWQMTKFGDEKSWSQFLKFSYHNVGVDYELGHPYIKLTPLHLSEDGDTLLLAKDEQDSAILYNRRNNIAKKTRINNKICWFSIRAYVESLVPTC, from the coding sequence ATGGCTACTCAACCGCCGAAGTTACTGTATCACCACCGTAAGTCCAATCCATCAACGCCACCAATTCTTCCCAACGAGCTTATCACCGATATTCTATCTCGCTTTACTGTCAAATATCTGATGCAGATGAAATGTGTGAGTAAGTCATGGAACACTCTTATCTCTGATCCTATATTCATCAAAATTCATCTTAATCGATCGGAACTAAATCCACAATTCTCATTGATATCTTCACATAACGATGATCACAGTTTTGTACCCTTCCCCGTTGGTCTATTATGGAAAAACAGTAGTATCAATATTCCTCAAGATCCTTCTTACCAATTAAGCAACAAGAACTGTACGGAGATTGTTGGTTCATGCAATGGATTAGTATGCTTGGCCGGTTATTCTCTCAATGAGATTACAAGGTATAAAAAAATATGGCTTCGGTTCTGGAACCCTGCTACTAGGGCAATATCTGATAAATTAGGCTCTTTTTTCTATTATGATAGATATCGATTTGAATATTGTAAATTTACGTTTGGTTATGATAATTCAACTCAGACTTATAAAGTCACGGCGTTAGGTTCAGTTGTGGATCGTACTCTATCAGAAACTGATGTGAAAGTATTCAGTTTAGGTGATAATGTTTGGAGAACTATTCATGGGGTTCCTGCTATTCCTCTTCAATTGTACTTTGGTCATGAGTATGATGGTGTACATTTGAGTAACACTATTAACTGGCTGTCCATTCAGGATGTGTTTGGTAGAGATGATATTGTTGAGCAATTTGTAATAATATCGCTTGACTTGAGCACAGAGACATTCACACAATTGATGCCCCCTGAAAATTATGACAATCATGGGGGTATATCACCAAATATTTGTGTCATGATGGATTCCCTTTGTTTTTCTTATGATAAGGAAACTGAAATTTTCATATGGCAGATGACGAAATTCGGAGATGAAAAATCTTGGTCTCAATTTCTTAAGTTTAGTTATCACAATGTTGGAGTAGATTATGAACTTGGTCACCCGTATATTAAATTAACTCCGTTGCATCTTTCTGAGGATGGTGATACACTATTATTAGCAAAAGACGAACAAGACAGTGCAATTCTTTATAACCGGAGAAATAACATAGCAAAGAAAACTAGAATTAACAATAAAATATGTTGGTTCTCTATCAGGGCTTATGTCGAAAGCTTGGTTCCAACATGTTGA
- the LOC131634966 gene encoding F-box/kelch-repeat protein At3g23880-like translates to MQAVKMNIHPSHSQHSSNTSQSVFLPNELVTEVLSSLPVKSFMRMRCVSKFSNSLFTNPFFIRMHLLRSARNPHLALVTSKTKNVVPLPVCHLLENPLITLTDEPHYLMDDVCFNQSNSRVNHRVVGSCNGLICLLIFSILDQDITFRFWNPSTRTISKALGHLCFSSDRVNRRHHRVSQYRSLKFVFGYDNLTSTYKVVSLNFQPRNRITETKVFSLVDNVWRNIQNFPAAPLQFVYRFHPVYRFHHDYDGVYLSGTANWLGVFEYKVKSLENYVIISLDLGTETYTQMHLPHGFVEMPRVDPTIGVLMNRLFFSYDFRLTHFVIWQMMDFGVQESWTQFLQINYLDLQISSLDSIGYNFRDKELFMVPLYLSENDDRLILGSSLEEQHFQIKCY, encoded by the exons ATGCAAGCTGTGAAAATGAATATCCATCCATCTCACTCACAACATTCGTCCAACACTTCACAATCGGTGTTCCTCCCCAATGAGCTTGTAACTGAAGTACTTTCCTCCCTTCCTGTGAAATCTTTTATGCGAATGAGATGCGTGAGTAAGTTCTCTAATTCTCTCTTTACCAATCCTTTTTTCATCAGAATGCATCTTCTTCGATCTGCTCGAAACCCTCACCTTGCACTTGTCACTAGCAAGACCAAAAATGTCGTACCCTTACCAGTATGCCATTTACTCGAAAATCCTCTGATCACCCTTACTGACGAACCTCATTACCTTATGGACGATGTTTGTTTCAACCAATCCAATAGCCGTGTCAACCATCGTGTTGTCGGTTCATGTAATGGATTGATCTGCTTGCTCATTTTTTCAATTTTGGATCAAGATATAACATTTCGTTTCTGGAACCCATCCACTAGAACAATATCTAAAGCATTAGGTCATTTATGTTTTTCGAGTGATAGGGTTAATCGACGCCATCATAGGGTTAGTCAATATAGATCTTTAAAGTTCGTATTTGGTTATGATAATTTAACCTCTACTTATAAGGTTGTGTCCCTAAATTTTCAACCTCGCAATAGGATAACCGAGACAAAAGTTTTTAGTTTGGTTGATAATGTCTGGAGAAATATTCAAAATTTCCCTGCGGCTCCACTTCAGTTTGTCTATCGCTTCCACCCTGTCTATCGCTTCCACCATGACTATGATGGTGTTTATTTGAGTGGCACTGCGAATTGGTTGGGTGTTTTTGAATACAAGgttaaatctcttgagaattATGTTATTATTTCTCTTGATCTGGGAACCGAGACATACACGCAGATGCATCTTCCTCATGgttttgttgaaatgcctcgagtAGACCCAACTATTGGTGTGTTGATGAATCGTCTTTTTTTTTCTTATGATTTTAGACTAACTCATTTTGTTATATGGCAAATGATGGATTTTGGAGTTCAAGAATCTTGGACACAGTTTcttcaaattaattatttggatctTCAAATTAGTTCTTTGGATAGTATTGGTTACAATTTTAGAGATAAGGAATTATTTATGGTGCCATTGTAtctgtcggagaatgatgatagATTGATATTGGGTAGCAGTTTAGAAGAGCAG CACTTTCAAATTAAGTGCTATTAA